The following are from one region of the Siniperca chuatsi isolate FFG_IHB_CAS linkage group LG13, ASM2008510v1, whole genome shotgun sequence genome:
- the asb10 gene encoding ankyrin repeat and SOCS box protein 10 isoform X2, which produces MAYAPKIKWHKSKTYRNDVIATANATGCVLQFWNSLLVGDELTILSIVDDDEYDYLIDAIYDTSNIEQWKNFRFNYRGLRLWSLTYEQELTTPLNITASRGFTDCLRLLLQRGANVDLAPGGTTALHESCENCQPECTKLLLIHGANANAVSEDGVMPLHVCTSPESFECAKYLLQYGAAINGRTVDENDTPLHVAARNGLPDHTELYLRYGAAVDKKNDEGLTPLNAACSQPQEVQDLERYFKVCQILLGKGANVHAMDQDTRTPLHMACKNVNPDIVDLLLANGANVNNMDYGGEAPMHNILKVVCYKVSHHPERIVRALLNHGSIRVWPGALPMVLRHCSGSPRTIEVLLNAYSQLKVTDTWVESVSSEVFKEHKEFYESIFSLALTPRSLQHLARCRLRSFLEGRVHKVVPKLDLPTFIKNYLLLEYRGYVH; this is translated from the exons ATGGCTTATGCACCGAAGATTAAGTGGCACAAATCAAAGACTTACCGCAACGATGTGATTGCCACAGCCAATGCCACAGGTTGTGTCCTGCAGTTCTGGAACTCTCTGCTTGTGGGTGATGAGCTGACGATTCTCAGCATTGTGGACGACGACGAGTATGACTACCTTATTGATGCCATTTATGACACCAGCAACATAGAGCAATGGAAGAACTTCAGATTTAACTACAGAGGCCTGC GACTATGGTCTCTGACTTATGAGCAGGAGCTGACCACACCACTTAACATCACAGCTAGCCGAGGCTTCACAGACTGCCTGAGACTTCTGCTGCAGCGTGGGGCCAATGTAGACCTGGCACCTGGGGGCACCACTGCCCTGCATGAATCCTGTGAAAACTGCCAGCCAGAGTGTACCAAACTGCTGCTGATCCATGGCGCCAACGCCAATGCTGTCTCTGAAGACGGCGTTATGCCTTTGCATGTTTGCACAAGCCCTGAATCCTTTGA ATGTGCCAAGTATCTCCTTCAGTATGGTGCAGCAATCAATGGCCGCACTGTAGATGAAAATGACACTCCCTTACATGTGGCAGCCAGGAATGGCCTCCCGGACCACACTGAGCTTTACCTGCGCTATGGAGCTGCTGTGGACAAAAAGAATGATGAGGGTCTCACACCCCTGAACGCTGCTTGTTCACAACCCCAGGAGGTGCAGGACCTTGAACGTTACTTCAAGGTGTGCCAGATACTGCTGGGGAAAGGGGCCAACGTCCACGCTATGGACCAGGACACACGCACTCCTTTGCACATGGCCTGTAAGAATGTAAATCCAGACATAGTGGATCTGCTGCTGGCCAATGGTGCCAACGTTAACAACATGGACTACGGTGGTGAAGCTCCCATGCACAACATCCTGAAGGTGGTGTGCTACAAGGTTTCCCATCACCCTGAGAGGATTGTCCGTGCTCTGCTCAACCATGGTTCTATTAGGGTGTGGCCTGGAGCTCTGCCCATG GTTTTGAGGCACTGCTCTGGATCTCCACGCACCATCGAGGTTCTTCTGAACGCTTACAGTCAGCTCAAAGTCACAGACACCTGGGTTGAGTCTGTGTCATCGGAGGTGTTTAAG GAACACAAAGAGTTCTATGAGTCAATCTTCTCTTTGGCACTGACTCCTCGCTCCCTGCAGCACTTGGCACGCTGCCGACTCAGGAGCTTCCTGGAGGGCCGGGTACACAAGGTGGTGCCTAAACTTGATCTGCCCACCTTCATCAAGAACTACCTGCTCCTGGAGTACAGAGGCTATGTCCACTGA